ATGATAAAAAAGCCAATACTCGTGCTTTGCATAGACAGGGACAACGACCTTTACGAAAAAGTGAAAATATCAGGCCCAATAGTTGGCAGGGAGGCAAATCTTGCTGCAGCTTCAAAGCTTGCTCTTGCCGACCCGGAGGAGACGGACGCAAACGCCATCTTCAAGGCAATAAACATCTTTGATGACCTTTCAAAGGAGCACAAGGCCGAAATCGCCACCCTGACTGGCTCAAGGCGGCTTGGCTATGAGGCGGACAAGGAGGTTGCAGAGCAGCTGGAGCAGGTGATAGCCTCGTTTAGGGCTGAGTCGTGCGTTTTTGTCTCTGACGGCCTGTCTGATGAGGAAATAATCCCCATTGTCCGCTCAAGGCTCAAGATTGACTCTGTAAAAATCGTTGTCATGAAACAGGCAAAAGAGCTTGAGCAGACCTATTTCGTCCTGCTTGAAAAACTCAAGGACCCTTATTACGCAAGGCTGATTTTTGGCATACCTGCGGTAATCATACTGATGCTTTCAATCTC
The DNA window shown above is from Candidatus Parvarchaeota archaeon and carries:
- a CDS encoding DUF373 family protein gives rise to the protein MIKKPILVLCIDRDNDLYEKVKISGPIVGREANLAAASKLALADPEETDANAIFKAINIFDDLSKEHKAEIATLTGSRRLGYEADKEVAEQLEQVIASFRAESCVFVSDGLSDEEIIPIVRSRLKIDSVKIVVMKQAKELEQTYFVLLEKLKDPYYARLIFGIPAVIILMLSISSFLNFGWQPVGMVVGIYLILKGFGIEEQIFGLISGFQFNVERISLVVYLSAIPLLVISAWLGFQGFS